The proteins below are encoded in one region of bacterium:
- a CDS encoding LysM peptidoglycan-binding domain-containing protein produces the protein MRRLALPILLLVFLIGACGSSPKQAKSSHHKAKKYSDIAVEGNNSRRGQAVTEDEDASLEDVIYDSLGHRSGTGVHYGKHSIASGSYDIPMTDNRYVQKWIDYFTGRGRGHFARYLARSGRFIPYMHSVLKKYGVPSDIVYLSMIESGFNTRAASWASAVGPWQFIKSTGAMYGLNVDYYVDERRDIEKSTHAAAQHLKDLYDEFGHWYLAFAAYNAGAGKVRNAINRHGTNFWDMVEGNYLRQETKDYVPKIIAAAMISKNPSRYGFREVEYQVPIDYEKVKMSSATDLEVAAECAGVDPDLIRLLNSELLQDMTPPHIQGYALKIPRGTRDRFMRKYASLSPSQRMRAIEYVVRGGDSLGEIADRFGVSEAQIAKANPGDVEVRHIKKTEKVKVYGKRGKFKWQKRSFTVARYEVDSGSRLTIPRGGVSKSDSMRDDAAARAASREFGINVARADSDLPKGKNKKDKDKKDKKKPKEEVQIAAREPLPVAAPPAQPSGPKSDDLAVEGDPFAKPAEVETARSASTGSSDLSPMTGAPAEKTDVNRGTPMAFNDRPDGAGPSENQLQQAVDSLGVNRDEPAVGDPAGGSAPAAAEAPAEAAAPVAAKRAPAAPKAKPSIYTVKRGDTLSEVAQAHGVSVEQLKQWNGRKLAHGLQSGSKIVVQAPAAPAKSPTSTRVAAAKPAKTIRYKVKRGDNLTTIAKRHDTTTAELLKLNGMKSPKIVPGTMLVVRRAK, from the coding sequence ATGCGACGTTTAGCTTTACCTATCCTGCTCCTCGTGTTTCTGATCGGCGCCTGCGGATCCTCGCCCAAGCAAGCCAAGTCCTCGCACCATAAAGCCAAAAAGTATTCGGACATCGCCGTCGAAGGCAACAACTCCCGCCGCGGCCAGGCCGTCACCGAGGACGAGGACGCCAGCCTCGAAGACGTCATCTACGACTCGCTCGGCCATCGCAGCGGAACCGGCGTCCACTACGGGAAGCACAGCATCGCCAGCGGCAGCTACGACATCCCGATGACCGACAATCGGTACGTCCAAAAGTGGATCGACTATTTCACCGGCAGGGGCCGCGGCCATTTCGCTCGCTACCTGGCCCGCTCCGGCCGCTTCATTCCTTACATGCATTCGGTGCTCAAGAAGTACGGCGTGCCTAGCGACATCGTCTACCTCAGCATGATCGAGAGCGGATTCAATACCCGGGCCGCCAGCTGGGCCTCGGCGGTCGGTCCCTGGCAGTTCATCAAGTCGACCGGCGCGATGTACGGGCTCAACGTCGATTATTACGTCGACGAGCGGCGCGACATCGAGAAGTCGACCCACGCCGCCGCCCAGCACCTGAAGGACCTCTACGACGAATTCGGCCATTGGTACCTGGCCTTCGCCGCCTACAACGCCGGCGCCGGCAAGGTCCGCAACGCGATCAACCGCCACGGCACCAATTTCTGGGACATGGTCGAAGGCAATTACCTCCGCCAAGAGACCAAGGACTACGTGCCCAAGATCATCGCCGCCGCGATGATCAGCAAGAACCCGTCGCGCTACGGTTTCCGCGAGGTCGAGTATCAGGTCCCGATCGACTACGAGAAGGTCAAGATGAGCTCGGCCACCGACCTCGAGGTCGCCGCCGAGTGCGCCGGCGTCGATCCCGACCTGATCCGGCTGCTCAACTCCGAGCTGCTCCAAGACATGACGCCGCCCCACATCCAGGGCTACGCGCTTAAAATTCCCCGCGGCACCCGCGACCGCTTCATGCGCAAATACGCCTCGCTCAGCCCCTCCCAGCGGATGCGGGCCATCGAGTACGTCGTCCGCGGCGGCGACTCCTTGGGCGAGATCGCCGACCGTTTCGGCGTTTCCGAGGCCCAGATCGCCAAGGCCAATCCCGGCGACGTCGAGGTCCGCCACATCAAGAAGACCGAGAAGGTCAAGGTCTACGGCAAGCGCGGCAAGTTCAAGTGGCAGAAGCGGAGCTTCACCGTCGCCCGCTACGAGGTCGATTCCGGCTCCCGCCTGACCATTCCTCGGGGTGGAGTTTCCAAGAGCGATTCGATGCGCGACGACGCGGCGGCCCGAGCCGCCAGCCGGGAGTTCGGCATCAACGTGGCCCGGGCGGACAGCGATTTGCCGAAGGGCAAGAACAAGAAAGACAAGGATAAGAAGGACAAGAAGAAGCCGAAGGAAGAGGTCCAGATCGCGGCCCGCGAGCCCTTGCCGGTTGCGGCTCCGCCGGCCCAACCCAGCGGCCCCAAGAGCGACGATTTAGCGGTCGAGGGCGATCCCTTCGCCAAGCCGGCCGAAGTCGAAACCGCCCGCAGCGCTTCCACCGGCTCCTCCGATTTGAGCCCGATGACCGGCGCTCCGGCCGAGAAGACCGACGTCAACCGCGGCACCCCGATGGCCTTCAACGATCGGCCCGATGGCGCCGGCCCATCCGAAAACCAATTGCAGCAGGCGGTGGATTCGCTGGGCGTGAACCGCGATGAGCCGGCGGTCGGCGATCCGGCCGGCGGCAGCGCCCCGGCGGCGGCCGAGGCCCCGGCCGAAGCGGCGGCTCCGGTCGCGGCCAAGCGGGCGCCGGCGGCGCCCAAGGCCAAGCCTTCGATCTATACCGTGAAGCGCGGCGACACTCTTTCCGAAGTGGCCCAGGCTCACGGCGTGAGCGTCGAGCAGTTGAAGCAATGGAACGGCCGGAAGCTGGCCCACGGCCTCCAAAGCGGGAGCAAGATCGTCGTCCAAGCGCCGGCCGCCCCGGCCAAGAGCCCGACTTCGACCCGAGTCGCCGCGGCCAAGCCGGCCAAGACCATCCGCTACAAGGTGAAGCGCGGCGACAACCTCACCACCATCGCCAAGCGCCACGACACCACCACCGCCGAGCTGCTCAAGCTCAACGGCATGAAGAGCCCCAAGATCGTCCCCGGGACGATGCTGGTGGTTCGCCGGGCGAAGTAG
- a CDS encoding sigma 54-interacting transcriptional regulator has product METIDREYQILRALGQGLAGEVYLVQKGKQRLALKLLKQAIGGMSPEEAAAHFKAEFSILKQLSHPHIAKILDFGQDSATGRHYYTSEFVEGGDIFAGTRQADPERIEELFLQALRALEYLHSRRIPHFDLKPENLLLHQGQAVKLIDFGMAGFKPRGQLAGTPAYMAPEIVLGHRPDTRADLYSLGLTFYECATGSNPFAAKGLAEMLRRQEKLIPPPARQSNPKISEAFSETLAALMKKNPSERPATAGQALRLFAQLSGKKVSLETAETSLSYLPNETKLIGRRSAMAAYQKLFDEAFRVGGEAKGRLLAISGPTGVGKSRLLKEIRFQSQLAGIRTLSPQEREIPELGEPTCLIYDDLEPELIRRLGLSLYHQRFPVLLVAAGEQAVEDVEGASLVKLEPFSREEIRDYLSALTGFADPPAALVEELERRSAGSPRFLTELLEELIRRGALFDEQGRWSADTLEDLGIDFSSAQASANLEEALAKELAKLDQPARELLEWIALSPEPVSAELLQAASKADDLHYWMLELLNLGYLQRDEAAQAYRIANPFLQSHLQKALSPGKSAAAHAAWAAALASREGKIGERLYHLGRAGAGRESREALVELARRLEKKGDFQKALENLELAEGLATDDVEAAIHIRLKIGEELIGLGKLNEALAHFDETRERLKKLSNSEINVRLKVSTLEHLGAAYIRANSLEKAKASFHAGLTLMEEFPGAEPQKKVIFENYLGRIQYQEGRLPEAEETFKQAHAQWLDLPEEQRRRVINNDLGEVLMALGRHEEARDFLLKQLELFREIQNEPLQVKAFYNLAETEAALDRQDTAIDYFKRAIDLAKSQKNFDMLLRAYNGIGRIYHLRQDFENSRKYYDRALTIAQKLQDFQSQAGIETNLGIVLASLDRLSEATPHLKVAVRLAESLGKGLYEQYFLASAKLELGDVLRRQKEFEAAQGLVREAEAIAESQEALAPLLFPVKVTLARLHLDRDRRAEAEEIIQALKKRELSSNEQIEITKLENMLAAGPGAGSREPAATAANFEYTRESQRSALFNPLADSDYAKLLQLTRFINAETNLDFVLKSVLQYALELSGAERGLILLLDERERLEVRASINTAVNANLTEISSKVAEQALQSGEIVESDDASQDGRFNEYQSVMILKLRSILCLPIHSRNKTVGVLYLDHRYRPGAFDKTRLPILQAFCDQAGLAIENAKLFEAYEKAQAALKARLEQAEAEAEHYHELLGEGAGKLPTRYAYENIVAKGKAMYEVFKLLDKITETNISVFINGETGTGKELIAKALHYNNKQRAQARFVAINCGGIPPNLIESELFGYKAGAFTGASKDKKGLFAEADGGTIFLDEVAELEMGLQVKLLRALQEGEIIPVGDSKPVKFDARVISASHKNLESLIEQGLFREDLYYRVCQIRIPLPPLRERKEDVPALAERFVANYAKEHGQKKPPKISGGLLKRLLDYDWPGNIRELENTIRVACALAEGGELTPKALPEHFGKRQGPASAAVAARPISAASTSTSRNAEEVAETARIDAHNAYDNRRTWEDYEKVIFAKAYAAADFKPAAAAASLDVSMATFYKRIKDFSLNEKSNPLFKDGFLLSQGKTLKDYLENIFWAAYQASGEKAYTAIKWLDVSQGHFYNVLKRAKANRSL; this is encoded by the coding sequence ATGGAGACCATCGATCGGGAATATCAAATTTTGCGCGCCCTGGGCCAAGGTTTGGCCGGCGAGGTTTACCTCGTCCAGAAGGGCAAGCAAAGGCTGGCGCTGAAGCTGCTCAAGCAAGCCATCGGCGGCATGAGCCCCGAGGAAGCGGCCGCCCACTTCAAGGCCGAGTTCTCGATCCTCAAGCAGCTCTCCCATCCCCACATCGCCAAGATCCTCGACTTCGGCCAGGACTCGGCCACCGGCCGGCACTATTACACCAGCGAGTTCGTCGAAGGCGGCGACATCTTCGCCGGCACTCGCCAAGCCGACCCCGAGCGGATCGAAGAGCTTTTCCTCCAAGCCCTGCGAGCTCTCGAGTACTTGCACAGCCGCCGCATCCCCCACTTCGATCTCAAGCCCGAGAACCTGCTCCTTCATCAAGGCCAAGCGGTGAAGCTCATCGACTTCGGCATGGCCGGCTTCAAGCCCCGCGGCCAATTGGCCGGCACGCCGGCCTACATGGCGCCGGAGATCGTCCTCGGCCACCGGCCCGACACCCGGGCCGACCTCTACAGCCTGGGCCTCACCTTCTACGAGTGCGCCACCGGCTCCAACCCCTTCGCCGCCAAGGGCTTGGCCGAGATGCTGCGCCGCCAGGAAAAATTGATCCCGCCGCCGGCCCGCCAATCGAATCCCAAGATCTCGGAGGCCTTTTCCGAAACCCTGGCGGCCCTGATGAAGAAGAATCCCTCGGAGCGCCCGGCCACCGCCGGCCAAGCCCTCCGGCTCTTCGCCCAGCTCTCGGGGAAAAAGGTCTCGCTCGAAACCGCCGAGACCTCGCTTTCTTACCTGCCCAACGAGACCAAGCTGATCGGGCGGCGCTCCGCGATGGCCGCTTATCAAAAACTTTTCGACGAGGCCTTCCGCGTGGGCGGCGAGGCCAAGGGCCGGCTGCTCGCGATCAGCGGCCCGACCGGCGTCGGCAAGAGCCGCCTCCTCAAGGAGATCCGCTTCCAGAGCCAATTGGCGGGCATCCGCACCCTAAGCCCCCAGGAGCGGGAAATCCCGGAGCTGGGCGAGCCGACCTGCCTGATCTACGACGACCTGGAACCGGAGCTGATCCGCCGGTTGGGCTTGAGCCTTTACCATCAGCGCTTCCCGGTCTTGCTGGTCGCCGCCGGCGAGCAAGCGGTCGAGGATGTGGAAGGCGCCAGCCTCGTCAAGCTCGAGCCCTTCAGCCGCGAGGAGATCCGCGACTACCTCTCGGCCTTGACCGGCTTCGCCGATCCGCCCGCCGCCTTGGTCGAAGAGCTGGAGCGGCGCAGCGCCGGCTCGCCCCGTTTCCTCACCGAGCTGCTCGAGGAATTGATCCGCCGCGGCGCCCTCTTCGACGAGCAAGGCCGCTGGAGCGCCGACACTCTCGAAGACCTCGGCATCGACTTCAGCTCGGCCCAGGCCTCGGCCAATCTCGAGGAGGCCCTGGCCAAGGAGCTCGCCAAGCTCGACCAGCCGGCCCGCGAGCTTTTGGAATGGATCGCGCTGAGCCCCGAGCCGGTGAGCGCCGAGCTCTTGCAAGCGGCTTCGAAGGCGGACGACCTGCACTACTGGATGCTGGAGCTGCTCAACCTCGGCTATCTCCAGCGCGACGAGGCCGCCCAGGCCTACCGGATCGCCAACCCTTTCTTGCAAAGCCATCTGCAGAAGGCGCTGAGTCCCGGAAAATCCGCCGCGGCCCACGCCGCTTGGGCAGCGGCTCTGGCGTCCCGCGAGGGCAAGATCGGCGAGCGGCTCTACCACTTGGGCCGGGCCGGCGCCGGCCGCGAGTCGCGCGAGGCCCTGGTCGAATTGGCCCGCCGCTTGGAGAAGAAAGGCGACTTCCAGAAAGCGCTGGAAAATCTCGAGCTGGCCGAGGGCTTGGCCACGGACGACGTCGAGGCCGCCATCCACATCCGGCTCAAGATCGGCGAGGAGCTGATCGGCTTGGGCAAATTGAACGAGGCCTTGGCCCACTTCGACGAAACCCGGGAGCGGCTCAAGAAGCTCTCCAACAGCGAGATCAATGTCCGGCTGAAAGTTTCCACCTTGGAACATCTCGGCGCGGCTTATATCCGGGCCAACTCGCTGGAGAAAGCCAAGGCCAGCTTCCACGCCGGCCTTACCCTGATGGAAGAATTTCCCGGGGCCGAGCCCCAGAAGAAAGTCATCTTCGAGAATTACCTCGGGCGGATCCAATACCAAGAGGGCCGCTTGCCCGAGGCCGAGGAGACCTTCAAGCAGGCTCACGCGCAATGGCTCGACCTGCCCGAGGAGCAACGCCGCCGCGTCATCAACAACGATTTGGGCGAGGTCTTGATGGCCCTGGGCAGGCACGAGGAGGCCCGCGATTTCCTGCTCAAGCAGCTCGAGCTCTTCCGTGAAATCCAAAACGAGCCGCTCCAGGTCAAAGCTTTTTACAACTTGGCCGAGACCGAGGCAGCCCTCGATCGCCAGGACACCGCCATCGATTATTTCAAGCGAGCCATCGACCTGGCCAAGTCGCAGAAGAACTTCGACATGCTGCTCCGGGCCTACAACGGCATCGGCCGGATCTATCACTTGCGGCAGGATTTCGAAAACAGCCGCAAGTATTACGACCGGGCCCTGACCATCGCCCAGAAGCTGCAGGATTTTCAAAGCCAGGCCGGCATCGAGACCAACCTCGGCATCGTCCTGGCCAGCCTCGACCGCTTGAGCGAGGCCACGCCCCACTTGAAGGTCGCGGTCCGGCTGGCCGAGTCGCTGGGCAAAGGCCTCTACGAGCAGTACTTCCTGGCCTCGGCCAAGCTGGAGCTGGGCGACGTCCTGCGGCGGCAGAAGGAATTCGAGGCGGCCCAGGGCCTGGTCCGCGAAGCCGAGGCCATCGCCGAGAGCCAAGAGGCCCTGGCTCCCCTGCTCTTCCCGGTGAAAGTGACGCTGGCCCGGCTCCACCTCGACCGCGATCGCCGAGCCGAGGCCGAGGAGATCATCCAGGCCTTGAAGAAAAGAGAGCTCAGCTCCAACGAGCAGATCGAGATCACCAAGCTCGAGAACATGCTGGCCGCCGGTCCCGGCGCCGGCAGCCGCGAGCCGGCCGCCACCGCCGCCAATTTCGAATACACCCGCGAGTCCCAGCGCTCGGCGCTCTTCAATCCGCTGGCCGATTCGGACTACGCCAAGCTCCTCCAGCTCACCCGCTTCATCAATGCCGAAACCAACCTCGACTTCGTCTTGAAGAGCGTCCTCCAGTATGCGCTGGAATTGAGCGGCGCCGAGCGCGGCTTGATCCTCCTGCTCGACGAGCGCGAGCGGCTCGAGGTCCGGGCCTCGATCAACACCGCGGTCAACGCCAACTTGACCGAGATCTCCTCCAAGGTCGCCGAGCAGGCCCTGCAGAGCGGCGAGATCGTCGAGAGCGACGACGCCAGCCAGGACGGCCGCTTCAACGAGTACCAATCGGTGATGATCCTGAAGCTGCGCTCGATCCTCTGCCTGCCGATCCATTCCCGCAACAAGACCGTCGGCGTGCTCTACCTCGACCACCGCTATCGGCCCGGCGCCTTCGACAAGACCCGTCTCCCGATCCTCCAGGCCTTCTGCGACCAGGCCGGCCTGGCCATCGAGAACGCCAAGCTCTTCGAGGCCTACGAGAAGGCCCAGGCCGCGCTCAAGGCCCGGCTCGAGCAAGCCGAGGCCGAGGCCGAGCACTACCACGAGCTGCTCGGCGAGGGCGCCGGCAAGCTCCCGACCCGCTATGCCTACGAGAACATCGTCGCCAAGGGCAAGGCGATGTACGAGGTCTTCAAGCTGCTCGACAAGATCACCGAAACCAATATCTCGGTGTTCATCAACGGCGAGACCGGGACCGGCAAGGAGCTGATCGCCAAGGCCCTGCACTACAACAACAAGCAGCGGGCCCAAGCCCGCTTCGTCGCGATCAACTGCGGCGGCATCCCGCCCAACCTGATCGAGAGCGAGCTCTTCGGCTACAAGGCCGGCGCCTTCACCGGCGCCAGCAAGGACAAGAAGGGCCTCTTCGCCGAGGCCGACGGCGGGACGATTTTTTTGGATGAAGTCGCCGAGCTCGAGATGGGCCTGCAGGTGAAGTTGCTCCGGGCCTTGCAGGAAGGCGAGATCATTCCGGTCGGCGATTCCAAGCCGGTGAAGTTCGACGCCCGGGTGATCAGCGCCAGCCACAAGAACCTCGAAAGCCTGATCGAGCAGGGCCTGTTCCGCGAGGACCTCTATTACCGGGTCTGCCAAATCCGAATCCCGCTGCCGCCGCTTCGCGAGCGCAAGGAGGACGTTCCGGCCCTGGCCGAGCGTTTCGTGGCGAATTACGCCAAGGAGCACGGCCAAAAGAAGCCGCCCAAGATCAGCGGCGGCCTGCTCAAGCGGCTGCTCGACTACGATTGGCCGGGTAACATCCGGGAATTGGAAAACACGATCCGAGTCGCCTGCGCCTTGGCCGAAGGCGGCGAGCTGACACCCAAAGCCCTGCCCGAGCACTTCGGCAAGCGTCAGGGTCCGGCCTCGGCCGCGGTCGCCGCCCGGCCGATCTCGGCTGCATCGACCTCGACTTCTCGCAATGCCGAGGAAGTCGCGGAGACGGCCCGCATCGACGCCCACAACGCCTATGACAACCGCCGGACCTGGGAAGATTACGAAAAGGTGATCTTCGCCAAGGCCTACGCCGCCGCCGACTTCAAGCCGGCGGCCGCCGCCGCATCGCTCGACGTCTCGATGGCCACCTTCTACAAGCGGATCAAGGATTTCAGCTTGAACGAGAAGAGCAATCCCCTCTTCAAGGACGGCTTCCTCTTGAGCCAAGGCAAGACCTTGAAGGACTACCTCGAAAACATCTTCTGGGCCGCCTATCAAGCCTCGGGCGAAAAGGCCTACACCGCCATCAAGTGGCTCGATGTCTCGCAGGGGCATTTCTACAATGTGTTGAAGAGGGCGAAGGCGAATCGGTCATTGTAG